One Littorina saxatilis isolate snail1 linkage group LG10, US_GU_Lsax_2.0, whole genome shotgun sequence DNA window includes the following coding sequences:
- the LOC138978249 gene encoding uncharacterized protein: protein MACHCPMIDCDNGSYRLQNGKLNFAKFSPTRFHTSLWPTTVQLASASNTQEETSTTRLKWIRLISRVDTTADGRHKLFSPAKDARVCSLHFLDGTPTAEISFPTQNLGYPGFQHRTARVLIDIPRPKHRLGRRKWAMRDLEFQFEACQAQGSSRERNGVHS from the exons ATGGCATGTCACTGCCCGATGATTGATTGTGACAACGGAAGCTACCGTCTTCAAAATGGAAAGCTAAACTTTGCAAAATTCAGTCCGACCAGGTTCCACACGAGTCTGTGGCCAACCACCGTTCAG cttgcaTCCGCATCCAACACACAAGAAGAAACCAGCACAACGAGATTAAAGTGGATTCGACTCATCAGCCGTGTAGACACAACAGCAGACGGAAGGCACAAGCTTTTTTCACCTGCAAAAGATGCAAGGGTTTGTTCTCTACACTTTCTTGATGGCACACCAACTGCAGAGATTTCTTTCCCAACACAAAACTTGGGATACCCTGGATTTCAACACAga ACAGCAAGAGTGCTGATAGACATACCCCGACCAAAGCACCGGCTAGGCAGAAGAAAATGGGCAATGCGAgatctggaattccagtttgaggCGTGCCAGGCCCAAGGATCATCAAGGGAGAGGAATGGTGTGCACAGCTAG